The segment TTCGCGAGCTCACTGCCGAGCAGGGTGAACGTGTAGCGGTAGTCGGGGTCACGGTGGGCCGCGCAGGTGTTTAGAAACGCGCGGACCAGCGGCATCATCGCGGACAGACCGCAGAACTCGAACCGGCGCTTGCGGTAGATCGGGCCGTCGGGGTCACCGTTGAAGTAGTGCGCGCTCCCGGACGGGATGAACCGGTTGAGCGGGACGGTGACGGTGGGCAGCGGGGCGACAGGGGTCAAAGGCATGCGGACACACTCCTCGGGCATGCGTGAACGAACGGGGTGGAACCCGCACCCGCACCACTTCCACGGTTTCCCGGACACATCAGCGGGAGCGGAACTACCGTGACCCGCAACAGGGTCTGGGGGTGAAGTGGATCACGGTCTCACCACCGAGAGTAAATAGTGGAATCCACTTCTGTCAATCATTCACAGTGGATTCCACTGCTTTTCTAGCGATAGGATCCCCTCGTGTCCGCTCCCTACAGCCCAAGCATCCGCAGACGACGCCTGTCCGCCGAGCTGAGGAAACTCCGCTCCCAGTCTGAGCTGACCCTGCAGGAGGCCAGCAAACAGGCCGGGATCGGAAAATCGAACCTGAGCAAGATCGAACAGGCCGAGTCCAAGACTGTGCCGACCAAGACGCTCGACATGCTGCTGGACACCTACAAGGTCACCGATACACAGACACGCGCGGCACTACACCAACTGGCCAAGGACGCCAAGGTCCGCGGTTGGTGGGCTCAATACAAGGACCTCATGCCGGAGATGCTCGCGGACTTTGAGGTTGAGGCGTGCGCATTCCGCACATTCCAGGCCCAGGTCGTGCCAGGCCTACTGCAAACGCCTGACTACGCCGGCGCGATCTTTCGCGCCAACAAGGTCCGTGAAGACTCCGAGATCGAACGCCGTATCGACGCACGTCTCAAGCGGCAAGATGTGTTGAACCAGGTGCATCCACCAACCTATGAAGCGGTGATCGAGGAGGGAGCGCTACGGCGGGTGGTCGGCTCGGCAGCGATCATGCACGAACAGTTGCTCCACCTCGACCACATGGCCGTCCGCCACAATGTCGACCTCTACGTGCTCCCCTTCAACGCGGGCGCCCATCCAGCGACCGAAGGCAGTTTCGTACTCTTGGACTTCCCCGACCCACGGGATTCCACTATCGCCTATTTTGAGACCCCGGTGAGTAGCCTGTACCTGGAAGAGGACGAACAGATCCGGCGCTGCAACACCATGTTCGGCAGCACACAGGCGTGTTCGCTCAACCCTGTCCAGTCGCTGGCGCTGATCCGCCACATCTGCAGCGAGCTAGAAGAGTGATACCCATGCCCAACGCTTTGACATGGCGCAAGAGCACCCATAGTGGAGTAAATGGCGATTGTGTTGAGGTTGCCGAGCTCCCCACCGGCACGGCTGTCCGGGACTCGAAGCACCCCGATCGTGGCCACCTCGACTTCCCCGCCGCCGAGTGGACCGCGTTCCTCACCGCCGCAGAGCGCGGCGAGCTCTAGTCACCCGCCACGGCGTGCGTTGGCCATCCGGCGAACCACGCCGTGGATCTCGTTCGCGGCCCCGCAGATCACTCCGGCGAGCCCCAGGATCATGCCGGCGTACCCCGCCACCGAGTACTCCGCGTACTCGCCCGCGTCGATCTTGAGGGCCAGCAGCAAGAACAGGATGCCGCAGATGACGGCGATCCCCGACGGAACGGCCGGCGTGCCCGGTCGGAACACCCCGATCCCGAGCAGCACCGCCAGTACACCCATGAACAGGATCGAGACCGTCCCGATGGCGAACCCATTGGCAGCGAGCTCCCACAGCATCGCGTAGGTGACCGACATGTCGTCGGACTCGTACTCGTAGAACGGCACGAACAGGAACAGCGGAACCAGGAGCAGCATCGGCGCGTAGATGAGGCTGTACCCCAGTAACGCCTGCCGGGTCTCCACGACGTTCAGCCGGCGCTCCAGATCCGCAGACGAAGCAACAGGTCCCGGAGCGCCAGACATCGGAGGGTGCGGAGGGTGTGGCCCCGGTGGGGGCGGTTGACTGTTCGGCCCCGACTGCCCCTGGGCCCCGTGTCCCTGTGCCCACTGTGGTTGTGCCTGCATCCCTGACCTCCTGTTAGGCCGATCCGTATGCATCCATAGACGCGACACCCGACACTGCGGTTCCCCCGATCACCACCGGTGATCCGCGATGATCACTTCACTACCCAGGGGAACGAACCCCACCGCCAGGAAGGCCCGGAGCGAACGCGCGTTACCGGGCGACACCGCGGCGAAGACCTCCTCTCCCTCCGGAACGAGCCGCAGCGCGTCCCGCAGTAGCGACCGCCCATGACCGGCGCCCGCATTGCCGGCGGTCTCGATCGACATCTCCCGCCGGCCCGCCAACCCCGCGGCGATGGTCACCAGGCCCCGCTCGTCAGCGAAGACCCGTACGTCACGCCGCAGTGCAGTGGCGTGTCGCACCCGGGGGTGCTCCAGCAGGTCGACTCTCTCGGCCAGCGGACAGGTGGCGTTCCCGGGATCACGATCACCGCTCCCCCTCGCGACCATGGTCACGTCGATCTGTCCGACGGTTCCGCGCTCCCCGGCGATGCGGCGCAGCACACGCGGATGCAAGGCCGCCCCATACCCGTCAAGCTTCGGGTCCCCCAGATCGGATGCCGCCCACCGAGTCGCGATCACCGCGTGGCCGGTGAACGACACGACGGCCTGGTGCCCGTCCGCGAGCGGGGGAACCACCACGGCCCGCCCGTCGACCGGCGGAAAGACCCCGGCCGCCGCGTCCACGAACATCGCCAACAGGGGGTGATCCATCGTCACCTCGTACCACCGCAGATGGTCGTTGAAGGTCCCGCCGCCGCGCCTCACGCCTTGCGCAGCAGCCCTCCGAACTCGTAGCCGCGCTTCGTGCCGCGGCTGGCGGCGCCGAGGAACTGGGTGAGGGCTGTGTCGACCTCGGGGAGAGGGGGCTGGTCGGGGTCGGGGCGCCAGTCGGCGACGGGGACCAGGCCGGGGTCGAGGAGTTCGAAGTCCTCAAGCCACGACTGGAACTCCTCGGGGGTTCGGGTGCGCCAGGGCATCCCACCCGCGGTGATGTGCCGGGTGATCTCGTCGGCGGTCGCCTGGTCGTCGGCGACCACGTGGGTGACGGCCAGGTAGCTCCCGGGGGCGGCGTGTGCCATCGGCGCCAGGATGGCCTCCCGCGCCTGGTCGTCGTCGGGCACGCAGT is part of the Spiractinospora alimapuensis genome and harbors:
- a CDS encoding helix-turn-helix domain-containing protein, with the translated sequence MSAPYSPSIRRRRLSAELRKLRSQSELTLQEASKQAGIGKSNLSKIEQAESKTVPTKTLDMLLDTYKVTDTQTRAALHQLAKDAKVRGWWAQYKDLMPEMLADFEVEACAFRTFQAQVVPGLLQTPDYAGAIFRANKVREDSEIERRIDARLKRQDVLNQVHPPTYEAVIEEGALRRVVGSAAIMHEQLLHLDHMAVRHNVDLYVLPFNAGAHPATEGSFVLLDFPDPRDSTIAYFETPVSSLYLEEDEQIRRCNTMFGSTQACSLNPVQSLALIRHICSELEE
- a CDS encoding DUF397 domain-containing protein, with amino-acid sequence MPNALTWRKSTHSGVNGDCVEVAELPTGTAVRDSKHPDRGHLDFPAAEWTAFLTAAERGEL